tactggcctcaaaaaaagttgcattctTTCTCATGCCTCCCTCTTCtcgctcatcacacactacgcgaaacgtccaatttatgacgcgggaagaaaaacacacgatacgaataacgaacagaaaaagcaaacgacgatatccaagttggatcaccactggtggggtccaatcttagatcgaagcgtagcgaaagcaaagtgaactagattgctcaacagtctgacgccgaatgaaagtttgcctcagcgagatccactgcttaaactctaggcaagtattcccctccattcttctactttttctttgttcacggagactttaaatcctacgatttcccctttgttggtcgtcgataagttgctcgtaattgacagctctgttcggggaagcacacaaatggacagaacaaatgtatgggaaaatggaaacgcctaaagttttcatgaattttaaccatttacaaaccaggggattctaatgtatagcatattaaacaaatcttagggaatttccgattcgtttagtatgtaaatcgctcaAATCCGttggcggcaaaaatagttattaatggtaatggtaatgaattagagagactttaaactctgagagttcattcgtctcttagttattaacgttaactttatttcataaaaacgtgacctgttttctgatttggcacccttaatgaaagacgtagttctacgtcaaaaaaaatcattatcagaaaaaaatactcatttatctACTGCAAATACTAAGTTTACATTTACAAgttaaattggaaaagtttctgggattcaACATTGCCGCAGACTTAAATGTCGCATCgtcaaaatcgaatttttgctCACTTGTTTGATTGGCTCtacgaaaaaactgcgacaaatatcctttgaaatgatctgcctttcgctgtccattgttctgataatttctcCTTTTGCTATTCCAACCTTAAATTCTTGTCACTTTTtaaatgatcttcatatttcATAGCATtcgacattgaaacaacgtaatattcctcgcagatattagtgagaattatcaaataaaaatctttcagctcttcatgtagcatcgtgaattcaggttactcagcctggaacaaacgattcaatctgttgatctggggcaaaacatacgtcgccCGACGCGAATTCTTCCAGATGATCCTTGTAAGGAACTttgtccttatgaaactgatcaatcattgcattgtaaatgcttttatgatcagcagcaccaagcgatactgcggcgtaaaagtcgttatgtacctcaatgttgctttgttcaaatgtaagaaattgtgTTTAAACCATTGTAAATATGAGATgagaaaatctaactttctaacCATTTACTGATGAAATTCAATGGTTTAAATAAAtgtatgcggtcgtgtctcggacatcacccttctttattattttctttgCGGCCCCGGTAAACcatgactaacacgtgtttgtggcccctatgaaaaaaggttgagtaccgctgatgTAACCAAAAtctttgatttgattgattattGGATTTGTTACTGGTACATTTGATTCATCGTTCAATAAACTACTAACGTGTTACTGACTAGCTGGAAACAATTACAGCTTCACATGCGTTGGATAAATATAACAGATTTCGTCAGGTTAGTGATCAAATATAGTTTACACAATAAAGAAGATAAAAACatttacaaaattttatttcgtcAACAAAAACACTAATATACCAACAATCAGCACTACGATGGAAGCCAGTATAGCCCTCTGGTCGAGCAGGACACTCAACCTTTCCTCAATCTTCTCCCCAGCCCCATTGGAATCCTGTTGTTCTTCCTCCTTTATTTCCGCAATGACCTCCACGGTAGCAATCAATTCCTTAGGGGTTACAGACAGATCCAACGTGGCTTGGATTTGCGGAATAGCTGCCTCCTTCATTTCCTCTCGGAAGAGATACTCACAGAAACAAATCTGGTTCGATTTGGCACCAATGCGGAAATAAATTCGACGAGGCAATTCGTTCAGCATTATACTATCCTGGATGGCACCCTCCACCTGAACTAGGGAATCACAGTGTATTTGGACGCGTGACATTAGCGAGCGTATGATGTCTGCTTTTATAAATGCTTCCGCTTCGgcgaatgtattttttggatgCACAAAAATATTGCAACTGATAATACCGTCGAACTTCATCGTTCCATCGAATGTTTGAATCGCTTTGTCGGAAATGTCAACGTTTGATTGCTGAAAATAGTTTTGAACGTTAAATCAAATTTTACTGTGATATAACAGGAATAGCTGCCTCACCGATGGTGCATAAAGATGGACGAGAAACGGTTCATCTTTCTTGTGCTTCAGCACAGATTCAATCAATTGCGCCCCATCAACCGGTCCACCCTCGAAGTACACAATGCCTTTTGCCAACTGTTGCTTAAGTATCTCAACGCAGCCCGACAGGTTGGCTTCGGTATCGTATGGCTCTCCGTTTTTCTGTTCAAGCGCATATGTATCATTGGTCTCGAAAAATGTACTCATAGAATGCCAAGACATGGCCTGAGCTTGAAATTTCCAGTCACACGGTTTGGTGGATAAATGCTCCGACTTCAATGCGACCGTTTTACAACCGAACACATTGCTGCTAGATGAATAGGAGAGGACCAGCTTCTCGCCGCCATCCAATTCATCACAATTCCCGTGAAGGAGACTGTTCGAGTTAAATGTATGTCGCATATCAACCAACATCGTTTTCACTTTATTCATCAGGGTTGGATCCTCGAACACGCTCTTCGGGTTGATCACAAAAATTCCCAACACGTAGAATCCCCCGGGAAGAGCGCGGGTTTCGATCAACGCATGCTGTGAAACGTGCTGATTATCAATGTCCAGAAGTCCTTTGGTTTCCTGGTTTGTGTCATCCCCATCCTTGATTTTGTTTAAATGAATGACGTAGTCCTTGTTTGTACTAGAAGGCTGAATAGAAGGTGTTTCTCTgagattgaataatcaaaactaaAAGCATTACCATACCTGTCCAATCAACAGTCCAACGGAGGTGGCTCGTGTTTTGGAAAGGCACCGAACATAATCCTCCAGATGGGACTCACACACTACCGAGCGTACCATTATGAACAAAAATAAGAGCTTAACTATACCACATACGTAAcaagtgaaaataaaataacagcAATTAGATACAAGACTGATTAGGCATCGATATTCTCGGAATGCATTCGATGCATCGCTCACTTTTTGAAACGATTTCAAATCTATTTACGTGTCATTGTTTCGACATCAAGAATTGTCAGTCTTTTAAGAGGTAGGTGGTGTTTATTTGTGTTTTTAGCTCGTGTCACATGAGCCAAGACggatctatggtactaggtgaggccgtttcgtcactaagttggtaggAGAGCGGTATaggaaaacagtacggaagaaagtagaaggggaattatttgcttgtagcgtgaaagagacagactgatcacgagcgagcttcggcactagcgtattgtgttttgtttacaaacaaagtacagtagacttccaagatggctgaagcgtggttttagcaagttggcccaccttaggatatacttctaggcgccttgacaTGAGCAATAAGGAACAGGGATGCCAGAGGTAAGGCATGGGTTCATTTTGTAgacatttctcattttgtaGACTTTTTGAAGATATTTTAAAACAGGGCAGAGATATTCACTTATTATCGCAATagtaccaattatggtaatatgagtgagttttttattagtttagaatctcttttttgtcgATTTTGGACTTGATCCTATGCTAAAAATCTTCTTTTGTTAAAAAATCTAATTTGAAAATAGTTTGTTGATTCTGGATTCTTAgcattttggaatattttttgtgaacaaAATAATTGGTAAAGTGACTGTTTTTATGCAAACATATTGTAGACCCATGAattacaaccttcttgatgttgtTATTCGACAAATTTACCATTTGCATTTCCgtaattggtacaattttacaTCTATATACCAATTATATCAAAATCCAAAGATGCTCTGTTCTTATTATCGTCATACGAAATCGCTTTCGTATAGCGATAATAGGGACATTGCAAAGCTGCACCTCTACGCAAATCTCACGTTTTCACACTGTGCaattgcatatcatagggcgctTTTGAACGCTCAGCAGTGTGGTGAAATAGTACTATGCGTAGCCGACCGAAGCGTATGAGTTTGGTATGCATTTTTAGGAACAGATATTTGGTTTTTGATGAATAAACTGATTTTTTATTCCGATGAGGCATAgaattcaaagcaattttttattggaaaaaaataataccgAACTTTTTTAACTGCTATTGATACGTTTTCCATATAAAACCGTTTATTACCATTGGAGTGACCAAAGTCCGAAAAAAAACGGAATACCCGGGAAATTTCTATCGGTTAAACGAGTAAAAAATTACGCTTGCAATTTAGTTCACGGTTCAATTCAATCTATTCAATGCATGGATTTTAAACAATAGCTGGTGCATGAGATTCTGCGTGGACAACTCCGACAGTTAGTCGAAAAGAGGACGTCCAGAGATGTCACTCGAACAATCATAATTGATACACTTAGAGTTCCTGCAGGCTGCAGACTATTTCAGGGACGATAGTTCGATCGGCcgacttaatcagtatggagAGATATGCATATGCATAAGTGGCGCGGATTCAATCAACTTTACTTTCAAAcaaattcatgcattttttaAAGCGATTTCTTGCCTTAATTTCTCAGactaccagagatgccagattcacAGATATGTTTGTAAGTTACAGATATtgtggtaggcaaagaaaaaaaagtaaaaaaaatagtaaaaacctatcgatcgaatccatataaatttaaacttttttttatttttttcaaattgtaccACAAGAACTGTCTCGAaatatgtttcgaaatgatgaaataCCAGTATACTCAAtcattttaatatttaaaacagtcaaattatcgcacctgtatcataaaaataatgcaaaaaccgataaaaaaatgttaggaGAGGTTATGTggaagcagtgtcgttcccgcAAATTGGTAATATGATGAGTCCCACACTactgtttttttctcttttaataAAGTATCTTTCGAATATTCGTGCGAAAACTGGCAATAGGAAACATCGGAAT
The Toxorhynchites rutilus septentrionalis strain SRP chromosome 2, ASM2978413v1, whole genome shotgun sequence genome window above contains:
- the LOC129768378 gene encoding protein odr-4 homolog, whose translation is MVRSVVCESHLEDYVRCLSKTRATSVGLLIGQPSSTNKDYVIHLNKIKDGDDTNQETKGLLDIDNQHVSQHALIETRALPGGFYVLGIFVINPKSVFEDPTLMNKVKTMLVDMRHTFNSNSLLHGNCDELDGGEKLVLSYSSSSNVFGCKTVALKSEHLSTKPCDWKFQAQAMSWHSMSTFFETNDTYALEQKNGEPYDTEANLSGCVEILKQQLAKGIVYFEGGPVDGAQLIESVLKHKKDEPFLVHLYAPSQSNVDISDKAIQTFDGTMKFDGIISCNIFVHPKNTFAEAEAFIKADIIRSLMSRVQIHCDSLVQVEGAIQDSIMLNELPRRIYFRIGAKSNQICFCEYLFREEMKEAAIPQIQATLDLSVTPKELIATVEVIAEIKEEEQQDSNGAGEKIEERLSVLLDQRAILASIVVLIVGILVFLLTK